A single Mytilus trossulus isolate FHL-02 chromosome 12, PNRI_Mtr1.1.1.hap1, whole genome shotgun sequence DNA region contains:
- the LOC134692917 gene encoding collagen alpha-1(XIV) chain-like codes for MFLLNLIKVLVMIATVEAYYYQHPTTTMPPVGQPICNAVADIVFVYDTSKSISDANIPNTSTNFAKMKEFMINIVNAFNPVGPTGAQFAALCFSTVPNIHFYLNKYGTKNEILAAINNFTTDPNALTAIGDALQVARTQFFLPLNGGGRNCSQCFVIVITDGTQTAGEANAATEANKLRNENNCIVYVVSVGLQNDAQLATIAGGPSNVFNVDSFALLNSTVNAVVQAACNDSKCTTAPVMPVPPVMPGTHVNCYEVKTLLQKLISLINNKPKYGYRRYGSRRYQPKPVYVNKPVYIPRPVYERPVYQPRPRYQYRRSVKLGFRRRSMRYRG; via the exons ATGTTCCTCCTAAATTTGATAAAG GTTTTGGTCATGATTGCAACAGTAGAGGCCTACTATTATCAACACCCAACGACAACTATGCCACCAG TTGGACAACCGATTTGTAATGCAGTTGCTGACATTGTTTTTGTGTACGATACCAGCAAAAGTATCAGCGACGCTAACATTCCAAATACCAGTACGAATTTTGCTAAAATGAAAGAGTTTATGATAAATATTGTGAATGCGTTCAACCCAGTAGGACCCACTGGAGCCCAGTTTGCAGCTCTTTGTTTTTCAACTGTACCAAACATTCATTTCTACTTGAATAAATAtggaacaaaaaatgaaattcttgCTGCcatcaacaattttaccacgGATCCAAACGCACTTACAGCAATTGGAGACGCTTTGCAA gTTGCGCGAACTCAGTTTTTCTTACCATTGAATGGAGGAGGTAGAAATTGTTCTCAGTGTTTTGTTATTGTGATTACTGATGGTACACAGACTGCTGGCGAAGCTAATGCTGCAACAGAGGCtaataaattaaggaatgaaAACAACTGCATTGTCTATGTAGTTTCAGTAGGACTACAAAATGATGCTCAGTTGGCTACTATAGCCGGGGGTCCATCTAATGTGTTCAATGTAGATAGTTTCGCTCTGTTGAATTCCACTGTCAACGCTGTTGTTCAGGCTGCTTGTAATGATTCAAAATGTA caACTGCACCTGTTATGCCTGTTCCTCCAGTTATGCcag GTACCCATGTCAACTGCTACGAAG TGAAAACCCTTCTTCAAAAACTGATATCTTTGATTAACAACAAACCAAAGTATGGGTACAGAAGGTATGGATCCAGAAGATATCAACCCAAACCAGTATATGTAAACAAACCAGTATATATACCAAGACCAGTATATGAACGACCAGTATATCAACCAAGACCAAGATATCAATACAGACGAAGTGTGAAACTTGGATTCAGACGTAGGAGTATGAGATACAGGGGCTAG